A single region of the Duganella sp. BuS-21 genome encodes:
- a CDS encoding response regulator codes for MTNDLPTSTFRPFTENSGGAIGFSIFASAPRVLHVDSDHDAALVLAALLVPETQVTHVPTLAAAQELLQKEKFALVVLDPDLPDGDGLDLLAELRRAQADARVLMYSARHPEQHQAGNAFLPKPWTSPRQLWRTVSDLLGVGPAMPVEPQ; via the coding sequence ATGACCAATGATTTGCCTACCAGTACCTTTCGCCCATTTACCGAAAACAGCGGTGGCGCCATCGGCTTTTCGATTTTTGCATCCGCCCCGCGCGTGCTGCATGTCGATAGCGACCACGATGCGGCGCTGGTGCTGGCCGCGCTGCTGGTGCCGGAAACCCAGGTGACCCATGTGCCGACCCTGGCAGCAGCGCAGGAGCTGCTGCAAAAAGAGAAATTCGCGCTGGTGGTGCTGGACCCGGATCTGCCCGACGGCGATGGCCTCGACTTGCTGGCCGAGCTGCGCCGCGCACAGGCCGACGCCCGCGTGCTGATGTACTCGGCCCGCCATCCCGAGCAGCACCAGGCCGGCAACGCTTTCCTGCCCAAGCCATGGACCTCGCCGCGCCAGCTGTGGCGCACTGTGTCGGACCTGTTGGGCGTCGGTCCTGCGATGCCGGTTGAACCCCAATAA
- a CDS encoding Gfo/Idh/MocA family oxidoreductase yields the protein MTSPIKLAIVGVGKIVYDQHLPAIRANADYALVATASRNNTIANVPSFPTIEAMLAADPSIEAVSLCMPPQYRYAAARKALAAGKHVFMEKPPGATLSEVADLEAYAAEQGVSLFASWHSRYAPGVQPAKAHLAANAPTAMHVIWKEDVRQWHPNQDWIWQAGGLGVFDPGINALSIVTEILPSAVFLTKAALEFPENRDAPIGADLHFQDAGGVKVHAEFDWRQTGKQSWDIIVTTAKGELRLADGGARLWIDGAEQALEKEAEYPSLYQRFAEIVRAGKSDVDVAPLRHVADAFMLGKRQVVDAFHD from the coding sequence ATGACGTCACCTATCAAACTCGCCATCGTCGGCGTGGGCAAAATCGTTTACGACCAACACTTGCCGGCGATTCGCGCCAATGCCGATTACGCGCTGGTGGCCACCGCCAGCCGCAACAACACCATAGCCAACGTCCCCAGCTTCCCGACCATCGAGGCCATGCTGGCGGCCGATCCGTCCATCGAAGCCGTGTCGCTGTGCATGCCGCCGCAGTACCGCTACGCCGCCGCGCGCAAGGCGCTGGCCGCCGGCAAGCATGTGTTCATGGAAAAGCCGCCCGGCGCCACCCTGTCGGAAGTGGCCGACCTGGAAGCCTATGCAGCTGAACAGGGCGTGAGCCTGTTCGCCAGCTGGCACTCGCGCTATGCGCCGGGCGTGCAGCCGGCCAAGGCCCACCTGGCCGCCAACGCGCCGACCGCGATGCACGTGATCTGGAAGGAAGACGTGCGCCAGTGGCACCCGAACCAGGACTGGATCTGGCAGGCCGGCGGCCTGGGCGTGTTCGATCCGGGCATCAACGCGCTGTCCATCGTCACCGAGATCCTGCCGTCGGCCGTGTTCCTGACCAAGGCCGCGCTGGAGTTCCCGGAAAACCGCGACGCGCCGATCGGTGCCGACCTGCATTTCCAGGACGCCGGCGGCGTCAAGGTGCATGCGGAATTCGACTGGCGCCAGACCGGCAAGCAAAGCTGGGACATCATCGTCACCACCGCCAAGGGCGAGCTGCGCCTGGCCGATGGCGGCGCGCGCCTGTGGATCGACGGCGCCGAGCAGGCGCTGGAGAAAGAGGCCGAGTATCCGTCGTTGTACCAGCGTTTCGCCGAGATCGTCCGCGCCGGCAAGTCCGACGTCGACGTGGCGCCGCTGCGCCATGTGGCCGACGCTTTCATGCTGGGGAAACGTCAAGTGGTCGACGCGTTCCACGATTGA
- a CDS encoding S-(hydroxymethyl)glutathione dehydrogenase/class III alcohol dehydrogenase encodes MKTKAAVAWQAGKPLTIEEVELGGPREGEVLVEIKATGICHTDYYTLSGADPEGIFPAILGHEGAGIVVDVGPGVKSLKKDDHVIPLYTPECRQCKFCLSQKTNLCQSIRSTQGRGLMPDATSRFSIDGKPIYHYMGTSTFSNYIVVPEIALAKIREDAPFDKVCYIGCGVTTGVGAVLFTAKVEAGANVVVFGLGGIGLNVIQAAKMVGADKIIGVDINPGREAMARKFGMTHFVNPNEVENVVDHIIQLTDGGADYSFECVGNTTLMRQALECCHKGWGKSIIIGVAAAGQEISTRPFQLVTGREWKGSAFGGARGRTDVPKIVDWYMDGKLNIDDLITHRLKLEDINQGFDLMKSGESIRSVVLY; translated from the coding sequence ATGAAAACCAAAGCAGCCGTTGCCTGGCAAGCGGGCAAGCCCCTGACGATTGAAGAAGTCGAATTGGGCGGCCCGCGCGAAGGCGAAGTGCTGGTCGAAATCAAGGCCACCGGCATCTGCCATACCGATTACTACACCCTGTCCGGCGCCGATCCTGAAGGGATTTTCCCGGCCATCCTGGGCCACGAGGGCGCAGGCATCGTGGTCGATGTCGGTCCCGGCGTCAAATCGCTGAAGAAGGACGACCACGTCATTCCGCTGTACACGCCGGAATGCCGCCAGTGCAAATTCTGCCTGTCCCAAAAGACCAATCTGTGCCAGTCGATCCGCTCGACCCAGGGCCGTGGCCTGATGCCGGATGCCACCAGCCGCTTCTCGATCGACGGCAAGCCGATCTACCACTACATGGGCACCTCCACCTTCTCCAACTACATCGTGGTGCCGGAGATTGCGCTGGCCAAGATTCGCGAAGACGCGCCGTTCGATAAAGTTTGCTACATCGGTTGCGGCGTCACCACCGGCGTCGGCGCCGTGCTGTTCACCGCCAAGGTGGAAGCGGGCGCCAACGTAGTGGTGTTCGGCCTGGGCGGCATCGGCCTGAACGTGATCCAGGCGGCCAAGATGGTCGGCGCCGACAAGATCATCGGCGTCGACATCAATCCGGGCCGTGAAGCCATGGCGCGCAAGTTCGGCATGACGCACTTCGTCAATCCGAACGAAGTGGAAAACGTGGTCGACCACATCATCCAGCTGACCGACGGCGGCGCCGACTACAGCTTCGAGTGCGTCGGCAACACCACCCTGATGCGCCAGGCGCTGGAGTGCTGCCATAAGGGCTGGGGCAAATCGATCATCATCGGCGTGGCGGCAGCCGGGCAGGAGATTTCCACCCGCCCGTTCCAGCTGGTGACGGGACGCGAGTGGAAGGGTTCGGCCTTCGGCGGCGCGCGCGGCCGCACCGACGTGCCGAAGATCGTCGACTGGTACATGGATGGCAAGCTCAACATCGATGACCTGATTACCCACCGTCTCAAGCTGGAAGACATCAACCAGGGCTTCGACCTGATGAAGAGCGGCGAATCGATCCGCTCGGTCGTGCTGTACTAA
- a CDS encoding M48 family metalloprotease, which produces MESQLTTMLSALVPATGWALLHFLWQGLLIGWAVTLAMYLLRKARPQTRYAVACGGLLLCAVLPLSGILLQLAESRTVAGPIINVFSVGDGATWTSVLTESRTENTRLTALRDLLRRQLPWIVGLWLLGAALMALRLAIGLKWVADHTRVDEYTSNPYWQRRLSELARRFGIDTHVRLGVADKLDSPITAGCWKPIVLVPAALVTGMPADLLEALLAHELAHIKRNDYLVNLIQSAIEIVLFYHPSVWAISRRIRIEREQIADDLAVGMLGQPQKLAQALSQLDRFQFDTTQLAHAAHGGNLMSRIKRLLRPDVEPVSWKMALPLAGLLAAGAVLYAHAAPQLPEPPAPPQPPALIEPVAPAAAPAIPAAPARAAQAAPVAPIAPIAPIAPVALVAPVAMMAAAALPPVPAVPATPAQPVRVKFDHMTVNEGPNQRSAYAIVHGNKEAITVSASTKDIRKVSELRGAVKGDFLWFRDGDKTYVVQDPAVIARIDSAWAPVDSIGGQMDAQGKKMEAQGKIMNAIGEQMNTVGQHYGRQVERDMDVQQRQMELVARVQEKVARRMDLAARELQQDNSPEKLRAFQEKLNGLQAEMAPLQKQMAEYQRELAPKLAKLHEQNAPMKALQQKMAEASRPMGDLNVRMGELNLKHTEAVREAERVIKSLMQESLQNGKAVPAPSV; this is translated from the coding sequence ATGGAATCACAACTCACTACTATGTTGTCGGCACTGGTGCCCGCCACCGGTTGGGCGCTGTTGCACTTCCTCTGGCAAGGCCTGCTGATCGGCTGGGCCGTGACCTTGGCGATGTATCTGCTGCGCAAGGCGCGTCCGCAAACGCGTTATGCCGTCGCCTGTGGCGGCCTGCTGTTGTGCGCGGTGTTGCCGCTGTCGGGCATCCTGCTCCAGCTGGCCGAGTCGCGCACCGTCGCCGGCCCCATCATCAACGTCTTCAGTGTCGGCGACGGCGCCACCTGGACCTCCGTCCTTACCGAAAGCCGCACCGAAAACACCAGGCTGACCGCGCTGCGCGACTTGCTGCGCCGGCAACTGCCGTGGATCGTCGGCCTGTGGCTGCTGGGCGCCGCGCTGATGGCGCTGCGGCTGGCGATCGGCCTGAAATGGGTGGCCGATCATACGCGGGTGGACGAATACACCAGCAATCCATACTGGCAGCGCCGCTTGTCCGAGCTGGCGCGCCGTTTCGGCATCGACACGCATGTGCGTCTCGGCGTGGCCGACAAACTCGATAGTCCGATCACCGCCGGCTGCTGGAAGCCGATCGTGCTGGTGCCGGCCGCGCTGGTCACCGGCATGCCGGCCGATTTGCTGGAAGCGCTGCTGGCGCACGAACTCGCGCACATCAAGCGCAATGACTATCTGGTCAACCTCATACAAAGCGCGATCGAGATCGTGCTGTTCTATCACCCTAGTGTTTGGGCTATATCGCGCAGGATACGGATCGAGCGGGAACAAATCGCCGACGACCTGGCAGTGGGTATGCTCGGCCAGCCGCAAAAGCTGGCGCAAGCCCTGTCGCAACTGGATCGCTTTCAGTTCGACACTACACAACTAGCCCATGCGGCTCACGGAGGAAATCTCATGTCTCGTATCAAACGCCTGCTGCGTCCCGATGTTGAACCGGTTAGCTGGAAGATGGCGCTGCCGCTGGCCGGCCTGCTGGCGGCCGGCGCGGTCTTGTATGCCCACGCTGCGCCGCAACTGCCGGAACCACCCGCGCCGCCGCAACCGCCGGCCCTGATCGAACCGGTCGCGCCGGCGGCGGCGCCTGCGATACCGGCAGCGCCGGCGCGCGCTGCGCAAGCCGCGCCGGTGGCGCCAATCGCACCAATTGCACCGATTGCGCCTGTCGCTCTTGTCGCTCCTGTCGCGATGATGGCCGCCGCTGCGCTGCCGCCTGTGCCTGCCGTGCCAGCCACGCCGGCGCAGCCGGTCCGCGTCAAGTTCGACCACATGACCGTCAACGAAGGCCCGAACCAGCGCAGTGCCTATGCCATCGTCCACGGCAACAAGGAAGCGATCACGGTATCGGCTTCCACCAAGGACATCCGCAAGGTCTCCGAGCTGCGTGGCGCTGTGAAGGGTGACTTCCTCTGGTTCCGCGACGGCGACAAGACCTACGTGGTGCAAGACCCGGCAGTCATCGCCCGCATCGACAGCGCCTGGGCACCGGTCGACAGCATCGGCGGCCAGATGGATGCCCAGGGCAAGAAGATGGAAGCACAGGGCAAGATCATGAACGCCATCGGCGAGCAGATGAACACTGTCGGCCAGCACTACGGCCGCCAGGTCGAGCGCGACATGGATGTGCAACAACGGCAGATGGAACTGGTGGCGCGCGTCCAGGAAAAAGTCGCCCGCCGCATGGACCTGGCTGCGCGTGAACTGCAGCAGGACAACAGTCCGGAGAAATTGCGCGCCTTCCAGGAAAAGCTGAACGGCCTGCAGGCTGAAATGGCGCCGCTGCAAAAACAGATGGCCGAGTACCAGCGCGAACTGGCGCCCAAGCTCGCCAAGCTGCACGAGCAGAACGCGCCGATGAAAGCGTTGCAGCAAAAAATGGCGGAAGCCAGCCGTCCGATGGGCGACCTGAACGTGCGCATGGGGGAACTCAACCTGAAACACACAGAGGCCGTGCGTGAAGCCGAGCGCGTGATCAAATCGCTGATGCAAGAAAGCTTACAGAACGGCAAAGCCGTCCCCGCACCATCCGTCTGA
- a CDS encoding UvrD-helicase domain-containing protein has translation MHNLLHNLNDEQLAAVTLPAQSALILAGAGSGKTRVLTTRIAWLVQTGQVSPSGILAVTFTNKAAKEMLTRLSAMLPINTRGMWIGTFHGLCNRLLRTHHRDAALPQTFQILDSQDQLSAIKRLLKANNVDDEKFPAKDIMYFINGAKDQGLRADKIDPYNADERKKVELYQLYDDQCQREGVVDFAELLLRTYELLSRNQPLREHYQQRFQHILVDEFQDTNDLQYKWLKLMSGHGTQQGGALFAVGDDDQSIYAFRGANVGNMSAFEREYHVKNLIKLEQNYRSHGHILDAANVLIANNSKRLGKNLRTDAGHGEQVRVYEANSDLSEASWIIEETKNLIHDGASRSEIAVLYRSNAQSRVIEHALFSAGIPYHVYGGLRYFQRAEVKHAIAYLQLMDNPHNDSAFLRVVNFPARGIGVRSIETLQAAADQYGISLYAAVPYVTGKAGTLLSGFVKLIEGTRFETQQMALPELVRVVLEQSTLLNHYATEKEGADRIENLEQMVSAATQFVSEEGYGQGAPAHLGPQSQAQSGAAVVNQDGFEILDADAPLSTVMSPLSAFLSHASLEAGDNQATVGQQAVQMMTVHSAKGLEFNNVFITGLEEGLFPHESSSREHDGVEEERRLMYVAITRARERLYLSFAQTRMLHGQTRYNLKSRFFEELPEDALKWLTPKVQGGGWFAAKKSAWDEAPLVGSDKALAQKMASKSVEAGSGWRLGQSVVHAKFGEGVIVNIEGSGNNARAQINFGSAGMKVLDLSIAKLEKI, from the coding sequence ATGCACAATCTTCTCCATAACCTCAACGACGAACAGCTTGCCGCTGTGACCTTGCCCGCGCAGAGCGCACTGATTCTGGCGGGGGCCGGTTCTGGTAAAACCCGCGTTCTGACCACCCGTATCGCCTGGCTGGTGCAAACCGGCCAGGTGTCGCCTTCCGGCATCCTGGCTGTGACCTTTACCAACAAGGCCGCCAAGGAGATGCTGACCCGCTTGTCCGCCATGTTGCCGATTAATACGCGCGGCATGTGGATCGGCACTTTCCACGGCCTGTGCAACCGTCTGCTGCGCACCCATCACCGCGACGCCGCGCTGCCGCAGACCTTCCAGATTCTCGATTCCCAGGATCAGCTGTCGGCCATCAAGCGCCTGCTGAAGGCGAACAACGTCGATGACGAGAAGTTCCCTGCCAAGGACATCATGTACTTCATCAACGGCGCCAAGGACCAGGGCCTGCGCGCCGACAAGATCGATCCCTACAACGCCGATGAGCGCAAGAAGGTCGAGCTGTACCAGCTTTACGACGACCAGTGCCAGCGCGAAGGCGTGGTCGATTTCGCCGAGCTGCTGCTGCGCACCTACGAGCTGCTGAGCCGCAACCAGCCACTGCGCGAGCATTACCAGCAGCGCTTCCAGCACATCCTGGTCGACGAGTTCCAGGATACCAATGACCTGCAATACAAATGGCTGAAGCTGATGTCCGGCCACGGCACCCAGCAGGGCGGCGCGCTGTTTGCCGTCGGCGACGATGACCAGAGTATCTATGCCTTCCGTGGCGCCAACGTCGGCAATATGAGCGCCTTCGAGCGCGAGTACCACGTCAAGAATCTGATCAAGCTGGAGCAGAATTACCGCTCGCACGGTCACATCCTGGATGCCGCCAATGTGCTGATCGCCAACAACAGCAAGCGCCTGGGCAAGAACCTGCGCACCGACGCCGGCCACGGCGAGCAGGTGCGCGTGTACGAAGCCAACTCGGACCTGTCCGAAGCGTCCTGGATCATCGAGGAAACCAAGAACCTGATCCATGACGGCGCCTCGCGCAGCGAGATCGCCGTGCTGTACCGCTCCAACGCGCAGTCGCGCGTGATCGAGCATGCGCTGTTCTCGGCCGGCATTCCGTACCATGTATACGGCGGCCTGCGCTACTTCCAGCGCGCCGAGGTCAAGCACGCGATCGCCTATCTGCAGCTGATGGACAATCCGCACAATGATTCCGCCTTTCTGCGGGTGGTCAATTTCCCGGCGCGCGGCATCGGCGTGCGTTCGATCGAGACCTTGCAGGCGGCCGCCGACCAGTACGGCATTTCGCTGTACGCGGCCGTGCCGTATGTGACCGGCAAGGCCGGCACCCTGCTGTCCGGCTTCGTCAAGCTGATCGAGGGCACGCGCTTCGAGACACAGCAGATGGCGTTGCCGGAGCTGGTGCGCGTGGTGCTGGAACAATCGACGCTGCTGAATCACTACGCCACCGAAAAAGAAGGCGCCGACCGCATCGAGAACTTGGAGCAGATGGTCAGCGCGGCAACCCAGTTCGTGTCGGAAGAGGGCTACGGCCAGGGCGCGCCCGCGCATCTGGGCCCGCAGTCGCAGGCGCAGTCCGGCGCGGCGGTGGTGAATCAGGATGGCTTCGAGATCCTCGACGCCGATGCGCCGCTGTCGACCGTGATGTCGCCGCTGTCGGCCTTCCTGTCGCACGCCTCGCTGGAGGCCGGCGACAACCAGGCTACCGTCGGCCAGCAAGCGGTGCAGATGATGACGGTGCACTCGGCCAAGGGCCTGGAGTTCAACAATGTCTTCATCACCGGGCTGGAAGAGGGCTTGTTCCCGCATGAGAGCAGCTCGCGCGAGCATGACGGCGTGGAAGAGGAACGTCGCCTGATGTACGTGGCGATCACCCGCGCGCGCGAACGCTTGTATCTGAGCTTTGCCCAGACCCGTATGCTACACGGCCAGACCCGCTACAACCTGAAGTCGCGTTTCTTCGAAGAGTTGCCGGAAGACGCCTTGAAGTGGCTGACGCCCAAGGTGCAGGGCGGTGGCTGGTTCGCTGCCAAGAAGTCGGCCTGGGATGAGGCGCCGCTGGTCGGTTCGGACAAGGCGCTGGCGCAGAAGATGGCCAGCAAGTCGGTCGAGGCCGGATCAGGCTGGCGTCTCGGTCAGTCGGTGGTGCATGCCAAGTTCGGCGAGGGCGTGATCGTCAACATTGAGGGCAGCGGCAACAATGCCCGCGCCCAGATCAACTTCGGCAGCGCCGGCATGAAGGTGCTTGACTTGAGTATCGCCAAGCTAGAGAAAATTTAA
- a CDS encoding homoserine kinase: MAVFTPVSLEDVTQWITQFPLGKVLELKGISSGIENSNFFLTTERGEYVLTIFENLSFEQLPFYLNLMRHLADHGVLVPAPVANDQGGLITALHGKPAAIVTKLEGRSQMAPHPVHCAQVGGMLAQMHLAGLDYELKQPNLRGLEWWHETTPLVLPYIPEDKAHLLKSEVHYQETFAACDHYQQLQAGPVHADLFRNNVMFKGEQVTGFFDFYFAGYDTWLFDVAVTVNDWCIDLETGVLDEARVRAMLDAYHAVRPFTEAETHAWQTMLRAGALRFWLSRLYDYYCPREAEMLTPHDPTHFERILRERIATPAPGLY; this comes from the coding sequence ATGGCAGTCTTTACCCCGGTATCGCTGGAAGATGTCACCCAGTGGATCACCCAATTCCCGCTCGGCAAAGTGCTTGAGCTCAAAGGCATCAGTTCCGGCATCGAGAACAGCAACTTCTTCCTGACGACCGAGCGCGGCGAGTACGTGCTCACCATCTTCGAGAACCTGTCGTTTGAACAACTGCCGTTTTACCTCAACCTGATGCGCCACCTGGCCGACCATGGCGTGCTGGTGCCGGCGCCGGTGGCCAACGACCAGGGCGGCCTGATCACCGCGCTGCACGGCAAGCCGGCCGCTATCGTCACCAAGCTCGAAGGCCGCTCGCAGATGGCGCCGCATCCCGTGCATTGCGCCCAGGTGGGCGGCATGCTGGCGCAAATGCACCTGGCCGGCCTCGATTACGAACTGAAGCAACCGAACCTGCGCGGCCTCGAATGGTGGCATGAAACCACGCCGCTGGTGCTGCCTTACATTCCGGAAGACAAGGCGCACTTGCTCAAGTCCGAAGTGCACTATCAGGAAACTTTCGCCGCCTGCGACCACTACCAGCAGTTGCAGGCGGGACCGGTACACGCCGACCTGTTCCGCAACAACGTCATGTTCAAGGGCGAGCAGGTCACCGGCTTCTTCGACTTTTACTTCGCCGGCTACGACACCTGGCTGTTCGACGTGGCGGTCACCGTCAACGACTGGTGCATCGACCTGGAAACGGGCGTGCTGGACGAAGCGCGCGTGCGTGCCATGCTGGACGCCTACCACGCCGTGCGGCCGTTCACGGAAGCCGAAACGCACGCCTGGCAAACCATGCTGCGCGCCGGCGCCCTGCGCTTCTGGCTGTCGCGCCTGTACGATTACTACTGCCCGCGCGAGGCGGAGATGTTGACGCCTCACGACCCCACCCACTTTGAGCGCATCCTGCGCGAACGCATCGCCACGCCGGCGCCTGGACTGTACTGA